One Bacillus sp. FJAT-52991 genomic region harbors:
- a CDS encoding 3-phenylpropionate MFS transporter — protein MYKAQNWLSLNFFAFFFTWGIFMPYWTAWLISSKGLTVESASTVIAVGLLVRSFSTFFIFPTLSSKFPIGLLMKAFALLSVVLLYLFIPFDSFYAMILAMTLFSLVYPLMLPLTESIGAIMMQSERIHYGKSRSFGSIGYTIGLLVIGAVTAYFGEEAIIYVMFVGCLLVVAATFYRTPASLQEKSETTKVPFRSLFQSKRFVIAMIICVLIQGAHASYYNYGFLYLQHLGVNNTWSGIILNIAVIAEIIFFAMADRLMKNVHVSSMFLVAAMASIVRWTLLFLFPNVWVYIFSQLLHSLTFGLAHFAFIRLLYQEFSSREIPAAQGIYASLGMGLSTALLTFAGGYLYKETPGLAFLGMAIVVLPAVFLSLYMRKRFESTPIK, from the coding sequence GTGTATAAAGCACAAAATTGGTTATCATTAAACTTTTTCGCCTTTTTCTTTACTTGGGGAATTTTTATGCCATACTGGACGGCTTGGTTAATTTCTAGTAAAGGATTGACGGTAGAGTCAGCTAGCACAGTCATTGCCGTTGGCTTGCTTGTTCGTTCATTTTCAACCTTTTTCATCTTCCCTACTTTAAGCAGCAAATTCCCCATTGGACTATTAATGAAGGCATTTGCCCTCTTAAGTGTGGTTTTGCTTTATTTATTTATCCCGTTTGATTCGTTTTATGCCATGATCTTAGCCATGACATTGTTCAGCCTTGTGTATCCGCTGATGCTGCCATTGACGGAGAGTATCGGGGCGATCATGATGCAAAGCGAGCGCATTCATTACGGAAAAAGCCGCTCATTCGGTTCAATCGGTTACACCATTGGATTATTAGTGATTGGAGCTGTCACCGCCTATTTTGGAGAAGAAGCAATCATTTACGTGATGTTCGTCGGCTGCCTGCTTGTAGTCGCCGCGACGTTTTACCGAACACCTGCTTCCTTACAAGAAAAATCCGAGACAACGAAGGTTCCGTTTCGTTCACTGTTTCAATCGAAGCGCTTTGTGATCGCTATGATTATTTGTGTGTTAATTCAAGGAGCGCATGCCTCTTACTATAATTATGGGTTTCTATATTTGCAGCATTTAGGTGTAAACAATACATGGAGCGGCATCATATTAAATATTGCGGTAATTGCAGAGATTATTTTCTTTGCGATGGCTGACCGCTTAATGAAAAATGTCCATGTGTCTTCTATGTTTCTTGTAGCGGCGATGGCGTCGATTGTTCGCTGGACATTGCTATTCCTTTTCCCTAACGTGTGGGTTTATATATTCAGCCAGTTACTTCATTCCTTAACCTTTGGGTTGGCCCACTTTGCTTTTATTCGCTTGCTTTATCAAGAATTTTCAAGTCGTGAAATTCCTGCTGCTCAAGGGATTTATGCCTCGCTAGGAATGGGCCTTAGCACCGCATTACTAACCTTTGCTGGCGGATACTTATATAAAGAAACACCAGGGCTTGCTTTCTTAGGAATGGCCATTGTTGTCTTACCTGCTGTATTTCTCAGCCTATATATGAGGAAAAGATTCGAATCTACACCTATAAAATAG
- a CDS encoding biotin-dependent carboxyltransferase family protein, giving the protein MVLRIVEPGIRTTIQDMGRFGYYHMGVPPSGAADKYSYLLGNIMLGNPRHFAALEMMIKGAIVEFKKKTVAIVTGASAEVRLNEELIPVWEPFLVQPGDVLSIGAIHGGVFAYLSVSGGLATPEMLGSRSVCLASEFSGVLGRPLLKGDLLPLNEPLPGAIRQVGKTLPVEALPSFSKELDIRLVMGLTCDRVSDEGLVGLLNREWVIQTESNRVAYRLHGGRVNYKEEEPPFGSGNSFGNIVDIPYPIGGVIVPNEEELIILMTDGTGGGGYVTIGTVIRPDLNVLAQARPQSKVRFHAVTIDQAFQMRREIEQKVEKVKEAVQQV; this is encoded by the coding sequence ATGGTGTTGCGCATCGTAGAGCCGGGCATTAGAACGACCATCCAAGATATGGGGCGGTTTGGGTATTATCATATGGGCGTACCGCCATCCGGAGCGGCAGATAAATATTCTTATTTACTCGGAAATATCATGCTTGGAAACCCTCGTCATTTTGCGGCACTAGAAATGATGATTAAAGGAGCCATTGTGGAATTTAAGAAAAAAACGGTCGCTATTGTTACTGGGGCATCAGCGGAGGTTCGTTTGAATGAAGAACTGATTCCGGTATGGGAGCCGTTTCTTGTTCAGCCCGGAGATGTTCTTTCTATCGGTGCCATTCATGGAGGGGTTTTTGCTTATCTTTCTGTGTCAGGAGGGCTCGCTACGCCGGAAATGCTAGGAAGTCGATCGGTTTGTCTCGCCAGTGAATTTTCCGGTGTGTTAGGAAGACCCTTGTTAAAAGGAGACCTCCTTCCATTGAACGAGCCGTTGCCAGGAGCGATACGGCAAGTAGGGAAGACATTGCCTGTGGAAGCGCTTCCCTCTTTTTCTAAGGAGCTTGATATTCGTCTTGTGATGGGGCTTACTTGTGACAGAGTTAGTGACGAAGGACTGGTCGGTCTTTTAAATCGAGAATGGGTCATTCAGACGGAATCCAATCGGGTCGCTTATCGATTACATGGCGGTCGAGTGAATTATAAAGAAGAAGAGCCGCCATTCGGATCTGGAAATAGCTTTGGCAATATCGTTGATATTCCTTATCCAATTGGAGGAGTCATTGTTCCGAACGAAGAAGAATTAATTATTTTGATGACAGATGGTACAGGCGGTGGAGGCTATGTCACGATTGGAACGGTCATCCGCCCAGACTTAAATGTGCTCGCTCAAGCAAGGCCTCAGTCTAAAGTGCGATTTCATGCAGTGACGATTGACCAAGCCTTTCAAATGCGACGGGAGATTGAGCAGAAAGTAGAGAAAGTGAAAGAGGCGGTTCAGCAAGTCTAG
- a CDS encoding sigma 54-interacting transcriptional regulator, translated as MRWKWKEVLKPLPLRIEKETKVQEAIRLFNEEHGDIAFVFHGGKELVGYVTPSTLFRQLEHASSFDEPIQFEKDVLFVRETSWVEFWHNCHLVVGVNAQDEIVGYVTVDEAKRTVSQLQLALLNHSMDSAEIGIVTTNEKFEVNFMNETAEQILGLSRSILVSRNYKTMVATEENLDEILAGERKFGVECSFNFKKIMGHFSPIYHEGRIQGLVHVFYLQQLLEEAVSELQFVRELSEELQAIYAASNEQIMVIEPSGVIMSVAGAFLQSFWKGLSKESLIGQNVNDLAQQGRLEPNIVDFCVEEKQRVSLAQHNRYNSKILSTATPVYKKGALQKIIVLSQDVTADEPVERRFLGEDHPPVVHKKMVYRSMVMTQLVEEMKQVAAVDSTVIITGESGVGKEVIASHIHAYSDRSTQPFVTINCGAIPENLLESELFGHEKGSFTSANDQKKGLFEAAHGGTIFLDEISEIPLHMQVKLLRVLQEREVVRIGGLTPIPVNVRVLAATNRNLKKMVQEQTFREDLFYRLHVVPLAIPPLRKRKDDIAPLSLYFLKEFNATYQKEKKLSREGLHLLESYQWPGNIRELQNVMERLVVTSKKEEISGNDVFRAIWDTDGEEAGHITVKGIIPLKEAVEEMEHQLIQLAVGKYGTAAKAASVLGVSASTISRRMKKTSM; from the coding sequence ATGAGATGGAAATGGAAAGAGGTGTTAAAGCCTCTTCCTCTAAGGATTGAAAAGGAAACAAAGGTGCAAGAAGCGATTCGCTTATTTAACGAAGAACATGGTGACATTGCATTTGTTTTTCATGGAGGCAAGGAGCTCGTTGGGTATGTCACACCCTCAACATTATTTCGGCAGCTTGAACACGCTTCTTCTTTCGATGAGCCGATCCAGTTTGAAAAAGATGTATTGTTCGTTCGCGAAACGAGCTGGGTTGAATTTTGGCATAATTGTCATTTGGTTGTTGGAGTGAATGCACAAGACGAAATCGTTGGTTATGTGACGGTCGATGAAGCGAAACGAACAGTGAGTCAACTGCAGCTAGCGCTTTTAAACCATAGTATGGATAGTGCAGAAATAGGGATTGTTACGACGAATGAAAAATTTGAAGTCAATTTCATGAATGAAACGGCGGAGCAAATTTTAGGGCTGTCTCGTTCCATTCTCGTCAGCCGTAATTATAAAACGATGGTTGCGACGGAAGAGAATTTAGACGAAATTTTAGCTGGAGAGAGAAAGTTTGGCGTTGAATGTTCCTTTAATTTCAAAAAGATCATGGGACATTTTTCTCCTATTTATCATGAAGGTCGTATTCAAGGGTTGGTGCATGTTTTTTATTTACAACAGCTATTAGAGGAAGCTGTGAGCGAACTGCAATTTGTTCGGGAGCTTAGTGAAGAATTGCAGGCCATTTATGCGGCATCGAATGAGCAAATTATGGTGATTGAGCCATCAGGTGTGATTATGAGTGTGGCGGGGGCTTTTTTACAAAGTTTCTGGAAAGGGCTTTCTAAAGAGAGTTTAATTGGGCAAAACGTCAATGACCTTGCACAGCAAGGACGATTAGAACCAAATATTGTCGACTTCTGTGTTGAGGAAAAACAGCGAGTCAGCTTAGCCCAGCATAATCGTTACAACAGCAAGATTCTATCGACGGCTACGCCTGTGTATAAAAAAGGAGCACTCCAGAAAATTATTGTTCTTTCTCAAGATGTGACAGCGGATGAACCCGTTGAACGTAGGTTCTTAGGAGAAGATCATCCACCAGTCGTGCATAAAAAAATGGTGTATCGTTCAATGGTGATGACGCAGTTAGTCGAAGAAATGAAGCAAGTAGCAGCAGTCGATTCAACCGTGATTATTACAGGAGAATCTGGCGTTGGAAAAGAAGTGATCGCCAGCCATATTCATGCGTATAGTGATCGGTCGACGCAGCCATTTGTCACCATCAATTGTGGAGCCATTCCTGAAAATCTATTAGAAAGTGAATTATTTGGGCATGAAAAGGGATCATTTACAAGCGCTAATGATCAAAAGAAAGGATTGTTTGAAGCTGCTCACGGAGGCACGATTTTTCTTGATGAGATTTCTGAAATTCCCCTTCATATGCAGGTGAAATTATTGCGTGTACTTCAAGAGCGTGAAGTGGTGAGGATTGGGGGACTCACGCCAATTCCTGTTAACGTTCGCGTACTGGCTGCGACAAACCGAAATTTAAAAAAGATGGTGCAAGAACAAACCTTCCGGGAAGATCTTTTTTACCGGTTGCATGTCGTCCCATTAGCGATTCCGCCATTGCGAAAGCGGAAAGACGATATCGCTCCATTATCGCTTTATTTCTTAAAAGAGTTCAATGCTACTTATCAAAAAGAAAAGAAGCTTTCTAGAGAAGGGCTTCATTTATTAGAGAGCTATCAATGGCCAGGAAATATACGAGAGCTACAAAATGTCATGGAACGATTAGTGGTCACTTCCAAAAAAGAAGAGATTTCTGGAAATGATGTCTTTCGAGCCATTTGGGATACCGATGGAGAAGAGGCTGGTCATATTACGGTGAAAGGCATTATACCATTAAAGGAAGCAGTGGAGGAGATGGAGCATCAGCTCATTCAGCTAGCTGTTGGAAAATATGGTACCGCTGCCAAAGCAGCTAGTGTGCTTGGAGTCAGTGCCTCGACCATTAGCCGCCGAATGAAAAAGACATCAATGTAA
- a CDS encoding hydantoinase/oxoprolinase family protein → MSKYHVAVDVGGTFTDVFVFDEETGEIYVTKTSSTPANPEKGMLDGIIKAQLTGDQIAMFSHGTTVGTNALIERKLPKAALVTTKGFRDVPEIRRGTKLDLWDAYNDVADPYIKRRDRFELAERVDYSGEMMQEIDEQEVRTLAKKLKRRSVQSIAICFMNAYVNGENEKRAKEIFQEELPDVYICTSSETLPEIFEHERMSTTIVNAVLGPTISKYIKTLEKEMKNIGYDGDILVLHSGGGVMTSETVPRYAARLASSGIAAGAIASKHIANMCGFKNAIGLDMGGTSTDISLMYDNDLRITKDWYIEYGYPIGFPSIEILTIGAGGGSLAWTDEGGSLRNGPQSAGAVPGPACYGRGGEEPTNTDANLVLGRLSTKLLDGQMTIDREASLKVIEEKVASKFDYDVYEAADAVIKVANANMCDALRLISVRRGYDPRDFALVAFGGAGALHGAHLAKEMEIPNVIVPAHPGVAAAMGCLLVDVRHDVTKTYLSNVAEISKDDLEKEFIGMEKEAIALLEEEGIAPENMNLIRYVDMRYVGQWRTLSVSVDRPLTSLEYAIERFHQEHEREFAFADKETGIEIYGLRVEAIGTVKKPEFPKEEPTGSIEEALKETREVYFEEAGGFVETKVYNRSLIPVLSEFSGPAIVDQLDATIVVPPEFTVKVDEYRNMIMTYQKQSGTETKAVAKKQPTLN, encoded by the coding sequence GTGAGTAAATATCATGTAGCGGTTGACGTTGGGGGTACGTTTACGGATGTGTTTGTGTTTGATGAGGAAACGGGAGAAATTTATGTAACGAAAACCTCTTCTACACCAGCCAATCCGGAAAAAGGAATGTTAGATGGGATCATTAAAGCACAGTTAACAGGGGATCAAATTGCGATGTTCTCCCACGGAACAACAGTGGGAACAAATGCGTTAATCGAAAGAAAGCTACCAAAAGCGGCTTTAGTGACGACGAAGGGCTTCCGCGATGTACCTGAAATTCGTCGTGGAACAAAGCTAGACTTATGGGATGCGTATAATGATGTCGCTGATCCATATATTAAGCGTCGTGACCGATTTGAGCTAGCGGAGCGTGTTGATTATTCTGGAGAAATGATGCAGGAAATCGACGAACAAGAAGTGCGTACACTAGCGAAAAAATTAAAAAGACGCAGCGTTCAATCGATTGCGATTTGCTTTATGAATGCGTATGTCAATGGAGAAAACGAAAAGCGGGCGAAGGAAATTTTCCAAGAGGAATTACCGGATGTGTACATTTGTACATCGTCAGAAACTTTACCAGAAATTTTCGAGCATGAGCGTATGAGTACAACGATTGTTAACGCGGTGCTTGGACCAACCATTTCAAAATATATTAAAACGTTGGAAAAAGAAATGAAAAATATTGGTTACGATGGTGATATTCTCGTTCTTCACTCAGGTGGAGGGGTGATGACATCTGAAACTGTGCCTCGTTATGCCGCTCGTCTAGCAAGCTCTGGTATTGCGGCTGGTGCAATTGCGAGTAAGCATATTGCCAATATGTGCGGCTTTAAAAATGCGATCGGCTTAGACATGGGAGGAACAAGTACTGACATTTCCTTAATGTATGACAATGATTTGCGTATTACAAAAGATTGGTACATCGAATATGGTTATCCAATTGGATTCCCAAGCATTGAAATTTTAACAATTGGAGCCGGTGGAGGAAGCTTAGCATGGACCGATGAAGGTGGTTCATTAAGAAATGGTCCGCAAAGTGCGGGAGCGGTTCCGGGACCTGCTTGCTATGGTCGTGGTGGAGAGGAGCCGACAAATACGGATGCCAATCTTGTGTTGGGACGCTTGAGCACGAAGCTATTAGATGGGCAAATGACGATTGATCGCGAGGCTTCTTTAAAAGTGATCGAAGAAAAAGTAGCGAGCAAATTTGACTATGATGTATATGAAGCTGCTGATGCGGTTATTAAAGTAGCTAATGCCAATATGTGTGATGCGTTGCGCTTAATTTCTGTTCGTCGTGGCTATGATCCACGTGACTTTGCACTTGTTGCTTTCGGTGGTGCTGGTGCCCTACATGGGGCGCATTTAGCGAAAGAAATGGAAATTCCGAACGTGATTGTGCCAGCTCACCCTGGTGTTGCCGCGGCAATGGGATGTCTATTAGTAGACGTTCGTCATGACGTCACAAAAACATACTTAAGCAATGTAGCAGAGATTTCTAAAGATGATCTTGAGAAAGAATTTATTGGCATGGAAAAAGAAGCGATTGCCTTACTTGAGGAAGAAGGAATCGCGCCAGAGAACATGAACCTGATCCGTTATGTTGATATGCGTTATGTTGGACAGTGGAGAACGCTTTCTGTCTCCGTTGACCGTCCATTAACTTCCCTTGAATACGCGATTGAGCGTTTCCATCAAGAGCATGAGCGTGAGTTTGCTTTTGCTGATAAAGAAACAGGAATCGAAATTTATGGCTTGCGTGTCGAAGCGATCGGAACCGTGAAAAAACCTGAATTCCCGAAAGAAGAACCAACAGGATCTATCGAAGAAGCATTAAAAGAAACACGTGAAGTGTACTTTGAAGAAGCAGGTGGCTTCGTAGAGACAAAAGTATATAATCGTAGCTTAATTCCGGTGCTTTCTGAGTTTAGCGGACCAGCAATTGTTGATCAGCTGGATGCAACAATCGTTGTCCCACCTGAATTCACAGTCAAAGTGGATGAGTACCGTAATATGATCATGACGTATCAAAAGCAAAGCGGAACGGAAACAAAAGCAGTAGCTAAAAAACAGCCAACATTAAACTAA
- a CDS encoding 5-oxoprolinase subunit B family protein: MLIFPETRFDFCGDEYIYAEISKEMRIESNFKAISITNELRKRQIPGIVEIYPANASYLIRYNPNEVSPHDLLAYLQEVDREKSKRSELNFDSRLIEIPVWYDDSVTKEAIEKDQHRHQEPGQSNFDFVMKINGFTDKESFIEAHSVNPYFVTSLGFKPGTAWTFPLGIENEQVIQAPKYMSPRAKTPREAVGIGGAFTVVYPTQSPGSYQLIGLSAVPVYDPTQSLEMFKESFFLARPGDLWKYRPISEAEYRNIREEVNKHTYQYKVKHVPFSGEEYDEKRAAYISQMMEGF; this comes from the coding sequence ATGCTAATCTTCCCTGAAACACGATTTGACTTTTGTGGTGATGAATATATTTACGCAGAGATTTCAAAGGAAATGAGAATTGAAAGTAATTTTAAAGCCATTTCGATTACGAATGAGCTGAGAAAGCGGCAAATTCCAGGCATTGTCGAAATTTATCCAGCCAATGCCTCCTATTTAATTCGCTACAATCCAAACGAGGTGTCTCCTCATGATTTGCTTGCCTATTTGCAAGAGGTCGATCGAGAAAAAAGTAAGCGCTCTGAGTTGAACTTCGACAGTCGCTTAATCGAGATCCCTGTTTGGTACGATGATAGCGTCACGAAGGAAGCGATCGAAAAGGATCAACATCGCCATCAAGAACCGGGGCAATCAAACTTTGATTTTGTGATGAAAATAAATGGGTTCACCGATAAGGAGAGCTTTATTGAAGCACATTCAGTCAACCCTTATTTCGTTACTTCGCTTGGCTTCAAACCAGGTACTGCTTGGACGTTTCCGCTAGGGATTGAAAATGAACAAGTCATTCAAGCACCCAAATATATGAGTCCGAGAGCAAAAACACCGAGGGAAGCAGTAGGTATCGGTGGGGCGTTCACAGTCGTTTATCCTACACAATCACCGGGAAGCTATCAGTTAATTGGTTTGTCAGCTGTCCCTGTGTATGATCCGACACAAAGCTTGGAGATGTTTAAAGAATCGTTCTTTCTAGCAAGGCCAGGTGATTTATGGAAATATCGGCCGATTAGTGAAGCAGAATACCGCAATATTCGTGAAGAGGTCAACAAGCATACGTATCAATATAAGGTGAAGCACGTGCCATTTTCCGGTGAGGAATATGATGAAAAACGAGCGGCCTATATTTCGCAAATGATGGAGGGGTTTTAA
- a CDS encoding dipeptide epimerase, protein MKIVKAEVYGIHLPLKSPFIISYATFHHMPSIIVKLEADNGLIGWGEAVPDEHVTGESFFGAIEILKQVLLPIVMGKNPFQIEHIHHIMNKRIIANPAAKAAIDIACYDLMGKATGLPVYDLIGGRAHTELTYPKVLSIEEPEVMAEKAREAIAAGFKSLKLKVGIDNQMDVLRIAAVREAVGKDVPIRVDANQGWHGYSTAIQAMKQLEPLQLSWLEQPIRIGDIDGLAQLKRQSTIPLMADESLQTGEQLVEMIKKEAVDKINIKLMKSGGIFPSIHIAKAAEYAGIDCQIGSMVESSIGSAAGYHTAIARKNITSTELTGPILFSKDIGDLHYDVPFVHLNEKPGLGLTIDEEVLQELTVMKFDVQ, encoded by the coding sequence ATGAAAATTGTAAAAGCTGAAGTTTATGGCATTCATTTGCCACTAAAATCACCATTTATTATTTCGTATGCTACTTTCCATCACATGCCTTCTATCATTGTGAAATTGGAAGCTGATAATGGCCTCATCGGTTGGGGGGAAGCTGTGCCGGATGAACATGTAACAGGAGAAAGCTTCTTCGGTGCAATCGAAATTTTGAAGCAGGTACTTTTACCAATTGTCATGGGGAAAAACCCATTTCAAATTGAACATATTCATCATATAATGAACAAACGAATTATTGCGAATCCAGCAGCTAAAGCAGCGATTGATATCGCTTGTTATGATTTAATGGGGAAAGCAACGGGCCTACCGGTATATGATTTAATCGGTGGACGTGCTCATACAGAACTAACGTATCCAAAAGTATTAAGTATTGAAGAGCCTGAAGTGATGGCTGAAAAAGCACGCGAAGCCATCGCAGCTGGGTTTAAATCGCTGAAGCTAAAAGTAGGGATCGATAATCAGATGGATGTGTTGCGAATCGCAGCTGTGCGAGAAGCCGTTGGAAAAGACGTTCCTATTCGCGTGGATGCCAACCAAGGATGGCACGGATACTCAACAGCGATTCAAGCGATGAAGCAGCTTGAACCATTGCAGCTTTCTTGGCTTGAACAACCGATCCGAATCGGTGACATCGACGGGCTTGCTCAGTTAAAGCGTCAATCAACGATTCCATTAATGGCCGATGAATCGCTACAAACAGGCGAGCAGCTCGTTGAAATGATCAAAAAAGAAGCTGTAGATAAAATTAACATTAAGCTGATGAAATCAGGCGGGATCTTCCCTTCTATTCATATCGCGAAAGCAGCTGAATATGCAGGCATTGACTGCCAGATTGGATCGATGGTCGAATCTTCTATCGGCTCAGCTGCCGGCTACCATACAGCGATAGCAAGAAAAAATATTACAAGCACAGAATTGACTGGACCGATTTTATTCAGCAAAGATATTGGTGATCTACATTATGATGTGCCATTTGTTCACTTGAATGAAAAGCCAGGTCTTGGACTGACAATTGATGAAGAGGTATTACAAGAATTAACGGTCATGAAATTTGACGTTCAATAA
- a CDS encoding glycerate kinase: protein MICRLLQLKNAGWRLIIGYSRLIFNDPCLNESDQTTSFSSSFHCKTRWADLVIKGEGRLDEQSMYGKVPIGIYAIKLTESIKKEQEKVRISSCSFFITPDSCIAILQLNFQICNF from the coding sequence CTGATTTGTCGGCTACTCCAGCTGAAAAATGCCGGTTGGCGACTAATTATTGGCTATTCGCGCCTGATTTTTAATGATCCTTGCCTGAATGAAAGTGATCAAACTACCTCCTTTTCGTCATCATTCCATTGTAAAACTCGTTGGGCGGATCTTGTCATCAAGGGAGAAGGTCGTCTTGATGAGCAAAGCATGTATGGAAAAGTGCCAATCGGTATTTACGCTATAAAGCTTACGGAATCAATTAAAAAAGAGCAGGAGAAGGTACGCATCTCTTCCTGCTCTTTTTTCATAACGCCAGACTCTTGTATTGCAATTTTGCAATTAAACTTTCAAATTTGCAATTTTTAA